In one window of Egicoccus sp. AB-alg2 DNA:
- a CDS encoding TetR/AcrR family transcriptional regulator, with amino-acid sequence MTPPRRRRTRAEQQAETRARLVEAAAEVFAAHGFEGASIDLITERAGYTRGAFYSNFSDKAELLLELMRDRMREFTGVLPGILAASEEDRIGEAARWLVEQPPPVEVLLLVELARLRHDHGDVAALLDEMADRSLGFVGDVLDEADEPTVPCHDRTGLERAVLAAVLGAQLLRHVGIDVDPRTMELLLSGVLHSPVLPDTSDAGAR; translated from the coding sequence ATGACCCCGCCGCGGCGGCGCCGCACGCGCGCCGAGCAGCAGGCCGAGACGCGGGCCCGGCTCGTCGAGGCGGCGGCCGAGGTGTTCGCCGCCCACGGCTTCGAGGGCGCGTCGATCGACCTGATCACCGAGCGAGCCGGCTACACGCGCGGCGCGTTCTACTCGAACTTCTCGGACAAGGCCGAGTTGCTGCTCGAGCTCATGCGCGACCGCATGCGCGAGTTCACGGGCGTGCTGCCGGGCATCCTCGCCGCGTCCGAGGAGGACCGGATCGGCGAGGCGGCGAGGTGGCTGGTGGAGCAGCCGCCACCGGTCGAGGTGCTGCTGCTGGTCGAGCTGGCCCGGCTGCGCCACGACCACGGCGACGTGGCCGCGCTGCTCGACGAGATGGCGGACAGGTCGCTCGGGTTCGTCGGCGACGTCCTCGACGAGGCCGACGAACCGACCGTCCCCTGCCACGACCGCACGGGCCTCGAACGCGCCGTGCTGGCCGCCGTCCTCGGCGCACAACTGCTGCGCCACGTCGGCATCGACGTGGACCCGCGCACCATGGAGCTGCTGTTGTCCGGCGTCCTGCACAGCCCGGTCCTGCCCGACACGTCCGACGCGGGTGCCAGGTGA
- a CDS encoding RND family transporter, which translates to MSRLLDLLARVAIRVPALTLAGLLVATVVLGAAASSLEVDTGVESFAPEGGAAATLESIEQRFGTVSSVQLLVDAGAQGNVLGRTGLQAAQRLEDTLAADPTIAAALVPSRPDQPAVITYGYPFLAGLDAAESDLEDLDDTTLQILVDGVVDRAGEQVEPLLSDDLETEPARARSGLVQIELDSAAPSAVRADASRAIESVAAETDTGDLRISILSMTAIEDGIERALNRDMPVLLGTSLLLVLGVLAWLFRSVSDVVVGFFGLIASIVWMAGFGAVLGPDGLGLIGPMSQIAIAVPVLLVGLGIDYSVHLTSRYREQRALGDVPDTAARTALRTVGVALVLATIASVAGFLANVATPLPPIRDFGVLAAVGIVSAFLILGAAVPATRVLLDRRRDAHGAAAHTGKAAERVTGGDPRWVQVATALATRHVVPVLGVTAFLLLVGGVAATGLSTEFDDRDFLPEGDPVIAVLDRLDAQFGGDVGERTYVLVDGDPRDPALLTAVAAYEDDLAGIEDVRRVGERAEVVSPFRLVDRLGEQASGVRERIAGELDDWLDPQAAAERIDLPDTIDPELVEEQADGSVDVPRELLDALRPRLPEGRDPTVALAATADQDDLRAQVREALAQDIADDRPEVLDDAALRSLAALDDSELTLAVLRDAGYPLDRLDEDERRQLELLEALEAAGWQEPDDADAAVPDGTALRDQLDVVAAYEGDELARFLDDDGLVLTVSTAGGSERAEALAVTLHDAADPVEAAGGEVTVVSDPLVQAEIISSLSAAQLLAILISLVAAAVLLVTATLLSSRSVVLGLIGIVPSTIALVLVLGVMYPLGLAFNALTATVASIAVGIGVPYGIHLINRFREAREHGLSPDDAVADSLRNTGAALVGSAVTTGLAFAVLMLFESTPISQFGAVSTMMIAFAVLACLLVQPALLVLWGRHRARRDERRTSAEPADDRAPAGMA; encoded by the coding sequence GTGAGCCGCCTCCTCGATCTGCTGGCCCGCGTCGCCATCCGGGTCCCCGCCCTCACGCTCGCCGGGCTGCTGGTGGCGACCGTCGTGCTGGGCGCCGCGGCCAGTTCCCTCGAGGTCGACACGGGCGTGGAGTCGTTCGCGCCCGAGGGCGGCGCCGCCGCGACCCTGGAGTCGATCGAGCAACGCTTCGGCACCGTCAGTTCCGTGCAACTGCTGGTCGACGCCGGCGCACAGGGCAACGTCCTGGGTCGGACGGGCCTGCAGGCGGCCCAGCGGCTGGAGGACACCCTCGCCGCGGACCCCACGATCGCGGCGGCGCTGGTCCCGTCCCGGCCCGACCAGCCGGCCGTGATCACCTACGGCTACCCGTTCCTGGCCGGGCTCGACGCCGCCGAGTCCGACCTCGAGGACCTCGACGACACGACTCTGCAGATCCTCGTGGACGGCGTCGTCGACCGGGCCGGCGAGCAGGTCGAGCCGTTGCTGTCCGACGACCTGGAGACCGAACCGGCCCGCGCCCGCAGCGGCCTCGTCCAGATCGAGTTGGACAGCGCCGCGCCGTCGGCCGTGCGCGCCGACGCCTCGCGCGCCATCGAGTCCGTGGCGGCGGAGACCGACACCGGCGACCTGCGCATCTCGATCCTGTCGATGACCGCCATCGAGGACGGCATCGAGCGGGCACTGAACCGGGACATGCCGGTCCTGCTGGGCACCTCGCTGCTGCTGGTGCTGGGCGTGCTCGCGTGGCTGTTCCGCTCCGTCTCCGACGTCGTCGTCGGGTTCTTCGGGCTGATCGCCTCGATCGTGTGGATGGCCGGCTTCGGGGCGGTGCTCGGCCCGGACGGGCTGGGCCTGATCGGGCCGATGAGCCAGATCGCGATCGCCGTGCCGGTCCTGTTGGTCGGCCTGGGCATCGACTACTCGGTGCACCTGACGTCGAGGTACCGCGAACAGCGCGCCCTCGGCGACGTGCCGGACACCGCGGCCCGCACCGCGCTGCGCACCGTCGGCGTGGCGCTGGTGCTGGCGACGATCGCCTCGGTGGCGGGCTTCCTCGCCAACGTCGCCACGCCTCTGCCGCCGATCCGTGACTTCGGGGTCCTGGCGGCCGTCGGCATCGTGTCGGCGTTCCTGATCCTCGGTGCCGCCGTGCCCGCCACGCGCGTGCTGCTGGACCGCCGGCGCGACGCCCACGGTGCCGCCGCGCACACCGGCAAGGCCGCCGAGCGCGTCACCGGCGGCGACCCACGCTGGGTGCAGGTCGCGACGGCGCTGGCGACCCGCCACGTCGTGCCCGTGCTCGGTGTGACCGCGTTCCTGCTGTTGGTGGGTGGTGTGGCCGCAACCGGTTTGTCGACGGAGTTCGACGACCGCGACTTCCTGCCGGAGGGTGACCCGGTCATCGCGGTGCTGGACCGGCTCGACGCCCAGTTCGGCGGCGACGTCGGCGAGCGCACCTACGTCCTGGTCGACGGCGACCCGCGGGACCCGGCCCTGCTCACCGCCGTCGCGGCCTACGAGGACGACCTCGCCGGCATCGAGGACGTCCGCCGCGTCGGCGAACGCGCCGAAGTCGTCTCGCCCTTCCGCCTCGTCGACCGGCTCGGCGAGCAGGCGAGCGGCGTCCGCGAGCGCATCGCGGGCGAACTCGACGACTGGCTCGACCCCCAGGCGGCCGCCGAACGCATCGACCTGCCCGACACGATCGACCCGGAACTGGTCGAGGAGCAGGCCGACGGGTCGGTCGACGTGCCGCGGGAACTGCTCGACGCGCTGCGCCCCCGGCTGCCCGAGGGACGCGACCCGACCGTCGCGCTGGCCGCCACCGCCGACCAGGACGACCTGCGCGCGCAGGTGCGCGAGGCCCTGGCGCAGGACATCGCCGACGACCGCCCCGAGGTACTCGACGACGCGGCGCTGCGGTCCCTGGCCGCGCTGGACGATTCCGAGCTGACCCTCGCCGTCCTGCGCGACGCCGGCTACCCGCTGGACCGGCTCGACGAGGACGAGCGGCGACAGCTCGAGCTCCTCGAGGCCCTGGAGGCGGCCGGCTGGCAGGAGCCCGACGACGCCGATGCGGCCGTGCCGGACGGGACGGCGTTGCGCGACCAGCTCGACGTCGTCGCGGCGTACGAGGGCGACGAGCTGGCCCGCTTCCTCGACGACGACGGCCTGGTGCTGACGGTGTCGACCGCGGGCGGGTCCGAGCGGGCCGAGGCGCTCGCGGTGACCCTGCACGACGCCGCCGACCCCGTCGAGGCGGCCGGCGGCGAGGTCACCGTGGTCAGCGACCCGCTCGTGCAGGCGGAGATCATCTCGTCGCTGTCGGCCGCCCAGCTGCTGGCCATCCTCATCAGCCTCGTCGCCGCGGCGGTGCTGCTGGTGACGGCCACGCTGCTGAGCTCTCGCAGCGTCGTGCTCGGCCTGATCGGCATCGTGCCGTCCACGATCGCGCTGGTGCTGGTGCTGGGCGTGATGTACCCGCTGGGGCTGGCGTTCAACGCCCTGACGGCGACGGTGGCCTCGATCGCGGTCGGCATCGGCGTGCCGTACGGCATCCACCTCATCAACCGGTTCCGTGAGGCCCGCGAGCACGGCCTGTCCCCCGACGACGCGGTGGCCGACTCGCTGCGCAACACCGGCGCCGCGCTGGTCGGCTCCGCGGTCACCACCGGCCTCGCCTTCGCCGTGCTGATGCTGTTCGAGTCGACGCCGATCAGCCAGTTCGGCGCGGTCAGCACGATGATGATCGCGTTCGCCGTGCTGGCGTGCCTGCTGGTCCAGCCGGCGTTGCTGGTGCTGTGGGGCCGCCACCGCGCCCGCCGCGACGAGCGTCGCACCTCAGCCGAGCCGGCCGACGACCGCGCCCCCGCCGGCATGGCCTGA